The genomic interval TCAAACTTAAGTTTTTTCCATATTCTTTTGAAAGATTTTGTCCTTTATATTTGATTAATCAGTAGTTAGTTGGGACTGGATTGCCAGTTTGGTAAAGCACaaagatattaattaattgagcaCACAATCCTACCAATTTATTCGGAATCAGACACTGTTGCTTGGTCGGCAAACGTACACGCTATCAGAGCAAGTATAACAGcgggctataagccagctaaatgCTAACGTGGAAGAGAGAAGTGAAAAAAGACAGGAGGAGCTGGCTAtaatcttatagccaactcAGGCAGAAGAACCAAGACACcatgtgagagagacatgtgGGTTCTATATTAAAGATGAAAAGCTAACCATTAAATAAGTGggctataaaaaaactataaaaagtcttatagacGGTTTGttggttatattattagtcttgctctcGAGTAGGGAAGATCTATTGCTGCAGTGTCCTCCACGTATGCATATGCTAGCATCACATACTCGAGGTGTCAACTGCTCTAGGAGTTGACTGTGATATTGATGACCactatgattaattaattacgatAACTATTGTTTGTTGTGAAGTATGGCCTGATCTCTGCACTGTcgatatttaattaattaagctcgaTCGATACTTATTTAGGGATTGATGGAACAGTAAATTAAAGAATTAAATTGCTGGTCAACTGCACCAAcattatcttttcgtttctgcttatatgcttataagacaaatttaaattttcaatattaaatttagagtagattttttgggtttttttcattggtgtttatttttgtcttacttttagatcgtcgagaacacgtatataaaagttttatttgtaaattattttttagcaaatatgATGTCTGTTTATTCCCACATGATGTAAAGAAAGTTCAGATAAAATGGATAAGTAGTCCTACAGTAGGACTGTcggaaaatataatcataatgATCAAGTGCCTGGTCGATCGATTAATTGCGCTGAAGAAAAATTTAGGATCATGAACAATAaaggtaaaattataatagagtttgtaaaaaaaaattggtggttattatttttttaaacagagTACAAAATCACGCACTTATAACACGCTCACTTTCACCCTATAATTAAGCGCACACACATAACTTATCCCTCTAAGTATCTTCGATGACTAAGCCAATCATATCTTAGAACCAGATAAGCAGGTTCCACCACGAGTAACCTAATCACTACATGTTCAACGATAGAGTCTATTGTAGGCTCTATCTTAAGCCACGTTATCAAAAAgagtctatttttaaaatgataccTACAAAGGTACAATCAGGTATGGtctcttcattaatgcaataaaatattttttattaagctagtttcttttttatatatttccatGCAAGAatgtttcctttaataaatgctaagaatcGACTATAAACCGTTGCCATTCATGACAACAACTTTTATCTCTActttcctctctttcctcaCGTCACCATATTTACTTATGTGAtgattgagagagtcagctaatagacACCTTTGTACGTGTCCTTATAGTTATCTAAACTCACCGCACAAAATTGGTAGAGTCTAAAGTAGTTTGGCGATCCCTCTTTATTCAAAGTATAGGccacttttttctctttgaagAAGTCGCATTGTAGGTCTCCTGTCAGAATTGGTCCGGTGTGTCTCGTCATTTGGTTGTTTATTCCAATCGGTCACAACTCACAACGTACATAAACATATGACCATCACTCCATCAGGGTGTGAAAAAGATCAAAAGAGCACCAAGTATAAGCTGCATTTCCTATAGTACAAGAGTTGTTCTTCGATATGCGAATTAAGTTTGAACAATTATCTTCCACTGAACTTAACGAGCGATCTGGGTTCTAAAATGTGTGCAGCAGCTTGAATACTTTCTTAACCTGCAGCACCAAAAGCgatgtaatatatatgcaagtcCTTACACAGTTCGATCGATGCGTGCATGCATTCTGCAtacatatgtaattatttaagCACAGATAAGGAAACCAACAACAAACCTAAGCTCCCACATTAGGTAGCAATCAACTTCTTCAAATATAACAAAACATATCCAATCTGCCGGACGACAGTAAACAATATATGTCCATGCCTAACTTCGTGGTATGTCCTGTCCATGTTATCCACCCCTACGATCGATAGACTTAAAAtaaagggttttttttatcgtatttaaaaagtatcttgaggtaaaaaatttagtgtaaattttggtacctcgaggtacagtATACctagaggtactaaattttacactaaaaaatatgataccttgagatacttttttaaagatgataaGAAAACTCTAAAACAAATGACATGGCAGTCACCAGCATCAACATTGTTAAAATCAGAATTCTGAACCGAATTCAAAGGTGATATCAGTGTTTCACTTATCGTGATAATCGTGATGATTATCGTGATAATCGAGGCTCCGCCGAGAACCGATAACAGTTTTGGGCAGTTTCCTCTGAGAAAAACCGCccgaattcaaaaaatttgaaaaattttgatgaaaaattaagaaaaaaacaaggtgATAGGTATGTATTTATTGAGCTTAGAtgtgaagaaaattttcaaaaaactcAATGTATCATTCATACCTTTGAGAAAAGACAACTTGACTTGAGTTAAttggaaaaaatatgttgttttgcaCAGCGCATCTGACCCAACTTGGTCCACTAGGGAGAATAACACGACCAGTGAAATGGTCCAAAATCATTTCCCCATTTGTTTGCATGATCAGTGTACTTGACTTATGTTATGGTTGTAGACTTGAGTCTCTGGTCATTGTGGACTTTACTAGATTATTGTTGtgaacattaatatattatgattGCTAACTTTCTTATAATATTCATGCTATTTCATACCATAAATTACAAACATACCATAAATTACGAATTTGTGATtgttatatgtgttcttaattgCTAATTTGTTGAACTGTTAGCAAAGGtcatgccattttttttcatttttactctACGACTGCTCAAGtatactttcttttttactaTAAGCTTCACCATCTTGTTCCCTAATTTTCCCCTTTAATTTTAATGCCTAATGGCCTCTATATTTTAGCTAAAACCGCGCACTTATCACTCATATCGCTACGGTTTTTAGTTGAAACCGTACGATTATCGCTTCAAACCGCGACCGTCGTATCGTCGCAATAATGGTCTGAAACCACGCGATTATCATCCTAAACCGCAATCTGCAAGTCGTCGCGATAATCGTACAAAACCGCGCGATAATCGCGAGTTACCGCACGATATGGTGGTCAAAACCGTCACgattttgtttgaatttttaaatttgaattcatgCGGTTTTTAAGCGATTATCATGATTCCGCGCAGGAGCGGTTTGGAGGGCCTCCGCGATAAGTGAAACATCGGTGATATCTAAGCATGATAGCAATCAGTAAATCATTTACATAAAAGTCATACAAGCTAAATCATGATAGAACGTTTAATGTAAtcataaaaattgtatagcATAATTGAGATTTTGACAACCTTAATCACCAGAAGCACATCCATGGATATGCAATCTGGAGTTTATATGTACACTGGAGATCCGGTGTGTCACGTACCAAAATTCATGCGGATGGGGTTCTTGGGTTTTCAGGTGAATACCATGTTTTAGAAGAAAATTCAATATAAACATAGGTATATTACATATGAATATACTCTCCTTGTTTAGTACAGTGGTACTCTTTTTTCTCAACAAATCCCTGCTATTGCTGATTTTATCTTATGTTGTTGGGATGAATTTTATTTGGAGTCATTAATAAGTGAATACCCGGCCTTGAAAATTATGCATTAGGCACTGTTCACTCACCGTGTAGTgcaacaactttatttttcttggtaaaataaaaggaaacatCCTGAGATGTGCTATAGATCTTACAACTAGTACAACAAGTTgtagttaaaaagaaaaaaaaatattatgagtACATCATTCAGCACAAACTACGTACTCCATTTATTTCGTACTTCAAGAATTTCTAGTCTTGCatatattcattcattgatctatgtatatagattgtatatgtgtttagattaattagtatttatatgaatgtaaGCATGGTTAGAAAATCttgcattatgaaacgaatacagtaataaataaaattgtaacCTTGAGGTGACTAGCCGTTGGATTGAAATCTAGAGGCTACGAAGCCATCTTCAAGCTCCAGCCAATGAAGACCAGGTAAGGgaagagggggggggggggcgcaaGTGGTAGGCAGAACTGCCAACGACAATGTGATCTAGTGATGGTGTGGTTATGGCCATGATGACGATTACAACAGTAGGTCTCGAGTTTCGGCTTTAGAGAGGGGATAATGTTGGGAGGAAGGtttgggggaggaggaagatgggTGTTTCTCTAGGCCCACAGGGTGGACATTTAACTCTTTAATACTCTCCTCTTATAGAGTGTTCCGAAAATGATTAAACCTACACAATAGTAGTAATAAGTTAAATGGCATGTATGTCCAATGGAATGGCTATGGATGCCAATCAATTTGGCAGGGTGTGGCGAAGTGAAGGTGCCGCCACCAGAGCTGTGGGGTTGGCGGAGGGCAGTGGGCAATCGGCAGGGGGTGCAAGGTCAAGTGTTTAGGAGACTAAGAAGATGGCAAAACAGGGCCACCttggaaaggagagagagaggggaagaagGCCGCTTCAGCAGGCCTCCCTGACATCATGTATGGTAAGGGTGGGGGAGACAGTGGTTCTTAGCGAGGTGTGCTCGACCTGAATGATGCTCATGTTGGTTGCtggggagagaagagataaGGATATGTTTACATCTTTCAACAATCTAGATCGTTAAAAAGTGATTGAAATGCATACGTGTTTTAGGTATTTAAAAACTAGACAGtctcaaataataaataagaaaaatatttaggcGATTGTTTGTTGACAACAACTATTGGAAGgtgtgaaaaaaatacttcctATTACGCTCTTTGCAGTATTGTTATTATGCTAAGTCATGGCCAAAAGGCATGTGATAAAAGATGcatggtttttaaaatttttccttTGGTAAAAGCTTTAAAGGTTATTTTTCGTCTCTAAGGCACCCTCTCAGGTGAAATCTAGAAGAGAAGAGACAAAACACAATTAGGATTTAAACTCTACTGGATAAGTTATGCCAAAGGGCTTAAACCAATTGAGCCTTTTAAACCGTTAGTTCCTGCCTCTTTGTAGTCTTTATTACTTGGATGGTCTAAATATTATAAGTTACTTTATGTTTATCTTAAATCAACTAATCAAAAAGGTGTACTAACATCCAAAACACCTAATTAGTTTCATTACATTCACCCGttgaatgtattttttatagtataattattctgttgaaaatgttgctatgtttttaaataaaattgatcaaactTTATAGATTTGACTTAGGATAATCCTAAAATGACTTTAgtataaaacagagagagtcTTTTTAACCCACTAATTAAGTTACACCGCAACGATCTAAACACCTTGAGTTTATAACCAGCTAATTCCCTTGAGTCTGTCTCTTGTAGTTTGTTTTACTTGGATGATCTAGGATTTTCCCCTTTGTCTGGAGCTGGATGGCCATTAGCTGAGGTAACCAGAATTAGCTGGACATGTCATGATCACACTAATTAACCCATACCAACCTATAGAATTACTAGTGCACCAGGAACAGATTTCTCTAACTTAGAGTCCTGTGACGTGGATCAATAACATATTAGCTCATGATACGTGCTTCTCACTGCAAGCCACTTAAAACTAGATGACAGTAAATCACATGAACCGTTTTGGTGTGCTAGGATCGATCGTGAGCACGGACATATTACTAGtacattatatataactttggTCTGTGCCCATATTTGGCAACAAAACCATCCAGGGAAAGAAAAACGATAGCAGCAACTACACTCTACACAAGCAAAAAGAGACCAGCTGCTACGTGCATGCAACAGCATGAAGGTCAAGGTCCAGAGCTCGAGGATTGTCAAGCCGCTgtacgacggcggcgaggcgccgccggcggcggcggagtggaTGCCGCTCAGCGTGTTCGACACGGTGACGTACGACGAGAACATCGCCGTCATCTACGCGTTCAAGCCGCCGAACCCGCCcacggcggcgctggaggTTGGTCTGGCGCGGGCGATGGCGGTGTACCGGGAGTGGGCGGGGCGGCTCGGCGTCGGGCCCGACGGGCGGCGGTCGGTGCTGCTCAACGACGCCGGGGCGCGGTTCGTGGAGGCCGCCGTGGACGCGCCGCTGGCCGTGGCTGTGCCGTTCAGGCCGTCGCCGGAGGTGAAGCGGCTGCACCCGAGCAtcgacggcgccgcccccgccgcggaGGAGCTGCTGCAGGTGCAGGTCACCCGGTTCTCGTGCGGGTCCATGGTGCTCGGCGTCGCGTCGCACCACAGCATCGCCGACGGGCAGGCCGCGGCGGACTTCCTGGTGGCGTGGGGGCTCGCCACGCGCCGGCTGCCGGTGGCGCCGCTCCCCGTCCGCGACCGCGCCACCAGGTTCGTGCCGCGGGACCCGCCGCTCGTCGAGTTCCCGCACCGGGAGACGGAGtacacggcgccggcgccggcgccggccaagaaggacggcgacgacgacgacgaggagctcgGCTCGGCGGCGCACGACAAGATCAAGGTGCACAAGGTGCACTTCACCAAAGACTTCGTGTCGCGGCTCAAGGCGCGGGCCTCGTCGGGCCtcccgccgtcgcggcgcggcTACACCACCTTCGAGAGCCTCGTCGCCCACCTCTGGCGCGCGGTGACCGCAGCGCGgggcctcgtcgccggcgagaccACCAAGATCCGCATCTCCGTCAACGGCCGTGCCCGCATgcgcccgcccgccccgcGCGGCTACTTCGGCAACCTCGTCCTCTGGGCGTTCCCGCGctgcgacgccggcgacctcgTCTCCCGCACCGTGAAGCACGCCGCCGAGCTCAtccaccgcgccgtcgccggggtcGACGACGCCTACCTCCGCTCCTTCGTCGACTtcgcctcctccggcgccgtcgAGTCCGAGGGCCTCGTCCCCACCGCCGACACCAACCAGGTGGTGCTCTGCCCTAACCTGGAGGTGGACAGCTGGCTCGGCATCAGCTTCTACGACCTCGacttcggcggcggctgccccTTCTACTTCATGCCGTCCTACCTCCCCATGGAGGGCACCCTCTTCCTCGtcccctccttcctcggcGACGGCAGCATCGAGGCCTACGTGCCGCTCTTCGAGAACCATCTAGAAGCTTTCAAGAAGATTTGCTACAACATCGCCTAGCTcgctacgtacgtacgtacgtatagtaaaaaaaaatcagccaCATAATCCAGCtttaattaatatacaaaATAATCATCGAACTTCTGTAACAAGAACAGCACGCGTATATACATAGAGATCACACTAGCTAGCTGTGTCACTGTTTGTAGAAGCTTAGCCAGtacttgcttaattttccaaATCTTCGATatcgttaacttttaaatctatttttaaccaATTATCTTATACATATCTGttatcattgtttattttatcattaaagattattaagcataatttatatttttatacttttcttaaaatgtttttaaataaatatgttcaAATGTGTATACAAAATCAACAGCAGCgaatatatattagtttagtttttactatttttattaatgtaatttaatttttgttcgGTAACTTTTGCATGCATAATGCATTGATGCATGAGTCACACCTGCACCTGGAGAGACGGTGGAGTGTCTAGCTGAGAATGAGATCAGCTAGAACAAGTTTTAGCTTGagtgatttatattttagagcgAAAATAGCATATCTAGTCGTAAAAGGTTCATGCAATTATTTTACGGCAAATACAATGGCTCTGAAACAGTAGTAACATATCAGTATACACAATGCTATAGTATATGCAGCCGCGACGCTGTTGGACCATATCGTGAAGAATCCGCGGTACTAACGTGTCTATTACCAGTACTCCAGTAGCATACAAATGTACGGGAAAAATGAGTAAAAAAACACGCACAGAGGAAGCAGCAAAGCTCATGTTGCCCATATATtatggtaaaaagaaaaaaaggagtgGTCAAAGGGACACCTGTTCGCGCGGTGCTGCTTTTACCGCGCCGGCACGGCACCAGCTACAAATAGATATATACTCTGGATCGGTAAACTTTTGATCATGTCCAGcgtttgattttaaaaaattaaaaaaaatagtcacacataaaatactatttataattaattatctaataaaaataaaaaaataaaataaatcgtCAAATATTATGGTtaaaagtgaaagattgatttattttggagaACGGAGTACCTGAGTAATTTGCTTTTTAATAGGGTCGCGGAGTCGCGGGACACTTCATGAGGGCACGTGCGTGGCGCCGTGTAACGCGAGCAGAGAGTGCATGTGCAACCCAGGCGTGCTCTCCGGTGTTTGGGCCGGTTCGAGGTAAGGAAATTGATCTCCGGAACATATGGGCACGAGTCGGTTCAGGTCGCTGACGATGCCTTGAAGCCGGAGGCTGAAATCTTCCACGAGTTCTTCATTTTTTGAATCGTATGGactcaaaactcaaaagttTGTCGAAGGCGCTGCGCCCGCCAGCGACTGCCTCACGCGATCGGCGCCCACACGCATCGACTTCAGCGTGTCCCGGGCGGGCGTCGTTCGCGTTGTCCTTCTTGGCGAGTGGCCGGAGCATGCATGTCCGACGGCAAAGCTCACAAAGATGGCAACGAGCCTAAAGGCTCACACCATCAACACCGCCCAGTCGGAGTAGTTTGAGAGGGTAAGAGGAAACAGTTTTTTAACACACGGGTAAATATCTATCCGTTGCTTGTGTCATTAAAaggatatgaataaaatttgacaagataaataaatatgagttacatcactccataaacatgcaagtttaaatttaaattatataagttgtagcaaaaataacaaaaagaatTATGGATATGCGTATATttggttttagttttatttattttttctataacttttagaagttgattttaaacttttgGATGTAtaatcttgttaattttttttatatgactttATATAGTATGTAAGTACACGCGTAGATATCCGTGTAATAAAACTGTTTCCGGTAAGAGTGGGATAGGAGGAGGCTCCGTCCTCCTTGACGACGCGCTGGACAACCAGCTGCCGCCCATGTTGCCACGGGGCGACGGTGAATGCCGCGAGGTCCCGGAGTGCCCACCAGTGGGCACCGACAAAATGCTCTGATACTAAATGGCAGCCGCAACCCTTCGGACTCACACACAGTCGGAGGTTGAAGACGATGAACAGTGAAAACGCCAGGGTTCGACGCAAGGATTATTGGTGCTGCTCTCACAACCTGCAGCTTTTCTGTTCTTTCTTCTCATatgtaatgaaaaatatacatgCAAAGTCGACGAAACAACGAAAATGATGGGAGTGCCGTTGAGGCTTCCGCCATGGGTGCGCGCCACCACTCCATGCGACGTGCGCCATCCCCACATCGAAGCGTTGGCGCGAGCTGCTGCTAAACACGCGCACGCTGCAACATGCAGTTGTGCTCATGCAGAACGAAAGAATGAGCTAGAGTGTAAATGTGTAACACAACcatacatttaaaaataaaacgtCACAGGATTAATCTTAATTCTATCACCGTTCTGGGGGGCACCTACCGCGACCTcatcggcggcgccgctgcaTGGGGAGGGCGTCGGTGGTGAGCGCCAAGAGGTGCATGCTCTCGCGGTACGAGTAGTAAGACATGGCAACCACGAAGACGGCGCGCTCGCCAAGTTCATGGTCATGGTCATGGTCACCGCCGAGTCCGTTCGCCTGAAGCTGGTGGGCCGAGCAGTCGTCGACCGGTGGGAGCAGGAGAGCTACCTGGGCTCCGACGAGGCGCGGGGGACGTGCCCTGCTGGGGCAAGATGCATGTCGCTCATGGTAATCGAGTGGGAAGAGGGCCGGCCGGTGGGGTGAGTTGGGGCCCTGGAGGCTGGAGCAAGGTGGACAGAGCGCGCGGTGCCCACGGCCCGCCGGatgcgaggacgacgacgccgccggcggtgctGGCGAGTTATGAAGATTGCGATCAACGCGAGGAGGCTGCTATATGCACCGGACGTGATTTGATGACTAGTTAAATACTTATAACCTGGAGTAATTAGGAAGTGAATGTTAATTATGTACGTACGCATGCATGGTTGTTCATGATTTGGGACATGCTAAAGAGTGCGTCAGAGTTCACCACGATTCCTGAATATTTCCAAACCGTTTTGAATCAAATATCTAACCCGTCCCGCCGTCCgtttcaaaaaatacataacatattttgttttgttagggTAAACTTTTGACCAACAATTACTATGACTCAAATATTGATGTTATTAAATACGCATTAGAAGGTTctttcttattattatgcttTTGTGTCATATAAGTTATTaagtatatattaatgtattaaTCTTTGATCAAATTCTTGTTCCACCAAAT from Oryza brachyantha chromosome 3, ObraRS2, whole genome shotgun sequence carries:
- the LOC102720225 gene encoding agmatine coumaroyltransferase-2-like; translation: MKVKVQSSRIVKPLYDGGEAPPAAAEWMPLSVFDTVTYDENIAVIYAFKPPNPPTAALEVGLARAMAVYREWAGRLGVGPDGRRSVLLNDAGARFVEAAVDAPLAVAVPFRPSPEVKRLHPSIDGAAPAAEELLQVQVTRFSCGSMVLGVASHHSIADGQAAADFLVAWGLATRRLPVAPLPVRDRATRFVPRDPPLVEFPHRETEYTAPAPAPAKKDGDDDDEELGSAAHDKIKVHKVHFTKDFVSRLKARASSGLPPSRRGYTTFESLVAHLWRAVTAARGLVAGETTKIRISVNGRARMRPPAPRGYFGNLVLWAFPRCDAGDLVSRTVKHAAELIHRAVAGVDDAYLRSFVDFASSGAVESEGLVPTADTNQVVLCPNLEVDSWLGISFYDLDFGGGCPFYFMPSYLPMEGTLFLVPSFLGDGSIEAYVPLFENHLEAFKKICYNIA